One stretch of Streptomyces agglomeratus DNA includes these proteins:
- a CDS encoding TetR/AcrR family transcriptional regulator encodes MATVTRTGTAQRNAPRPRADAVRNRERIVAAAREMFVEFGPEVPLDEIARRAGVGNATLYRHFPDRDELIRHVVVSVMSRTTDRADAATAEEADPFDALRRFVHAAADERIGALCPMLADGFDKEHPELLAERARLEHAVDGLMERARQAGRLRDDVAVGDLMVALSQLTRPLPGSACVNFDQFVHRHLQLFLDGLEAPARSVLPGSPATLEDLRRES; translated from the coding sequence GTGGCCACCGTCACCCGCACCGGAACCGCTCAGCGCAATGCCCCGCGCCCGCGGGCCGACGCCGTGCGCAACCGGGAGCGGATCGTCGCGGCCGCGCGCGAGATGTTCGTCGAGTTCGGCCCCGAGGTGCCGCTCGACGAGATCGCCCGCCGCGCGGGCGTCGGCAACGCGACGCTGTACCGGCATTTCCCCGACCGCGACGAACTGATCCGCCACGTGGTCGTCTCCGTCATGTCCCGCACCACGGACCGGGCGGACGCGGCGACCGCCGAAGAGGCCGACCCGTTCGACGCGCTGCGCCGCTTCGTGCACGCCGCCGCCGACGAGCGCATCGGCGCGCTGTGCCCGATGCTCGCCGACGGCTTCGACAAGGAGCACCCGGAACTGCTCGCCGAGCGCGCGCGCCTCGAACACGCCGTCGACGGCCTCATGGAGCGCGCCCGGCAGGCGGGCCGGCTCCGCGACGACGTGGCCGTCGGCGACCTGATGGTCGCGCTCTCCCAGCTCACCCGCCCGCTGCCGGGCAGCGCCTGCGTCAACTTCGACCAGTTCGTGCACCGGCACCTGCAACTCTTCCTCGACGGCCTGGAGGCACCGGCGCGCTCCGTTCTCCCCGGCTCTCCCGCGACCTTGGAGGACCTGCGCCGGGAGTCGTGA